A region of Vespula vulgaris chromosome 1, iyVesVulg1.1, whole genome shotgun sequence DNA encodes the following proteins:
- the LOC127065866 gene encoding polyribonucleotide nucleotidyltransferase 1, mitochondrial isoform X2, giving the protein MVTAVCSKISSNESILPLTVNYKQKSAAVGRIPTNFMRRDIGTTEHEILTSRLVDRSLRPLFPQGWNLETQLVCNTLAVDGINDPDVISINGASAALSLSDIPWNGPVGAVRVGMINDVLKINPTRREMQESTLNLVVTAMNNNYVVMLEGFGDNINVNNLKKAIKQGVKECQCIIHAITTLQKKYGKKKMNFTVANIQDVDDITECIRMNSEKNIRKILTNFEHDKLSRDNAIKDILVHITDIIKEKYPEVHEKNIENIFYKFVKQIFRSLIFETNVRCDGRDLQELRKIDCQVDLFKPLHGSALFQRGQTQVLCTVTLDSLESALKMDTASMLISGMKEKNFFLHYEFPPYATGDTGRIGIVGRREMGHGALAEKGLRSVLPKDYPFTVRLTSEVLESNGSSSMASVCGGSLALMDAGVPISSAVSGVAMGLITQYNDQNPSEIQDYRILTDILGMEDYLGDMDFKIAGGRKGFTALQADIKITGVPLKIIMEAIDQAKIANQKIITIMDKVLLQPRKDHNDKMPVVEDIEIPVHQRGKFLGVGGTNLKKLLIETGVHVYPKDDDIYTLFAPNESALKEAKEIIEKTLQKDREPVLEFGTIYTAKIVEIRETGVMITLYSNMVPTLLPTSQLDQRKVFHPSALGLEVGQEIKVKYFGRDPVSGYMRLSRKVLQDPISVTRTLS; this is encoded by the exons ATGGTCACAGCAGTCTGTAGTAAGATTAGCAGTAACGAATCTATACTTCCTTTAActgtaaattataaacaaaaatctgCAGCTGTTGGTCGTATACCAACCAATTTCATGAGAAGAGATATAGGAACAACAGAACATGAAATTCTTACAAGTAGATTAGTAGATAGATCATTACGACCATTGTTTCCACAAGGATGGAACTTAGAAACACAACTAGTATGTAACACACTTGCTGTTGATGGAATTAATGATCCAGATGTAATATCTATTAATGGTGCATCTGCTGCTTTGAGTCTATCCGATATTCCATGGAATGGTCCTGTTGGTGCAGTAAGAGTTGGAATGATAAATGACGTATTAAAGATAAATCCTACTAGACGAGAAATGCAAGAAAGTACACTAAATCTTGTTGTAACtgcaatgaataataattacgttGTTATGTTAGAAGGATTTggtgataatattaatgtaaataatttaaagaagGCGATAAAACAAGGTGTTAAAGAATGCCAGTGTATAATTCATGCTATTACTACATTGCAAAAGAAATatggtaagaaaaaaatgaactttACTGTTGCTAACATTCAAGATGTAGATGATATAACAGAATGCATACGGATGaattcagaaaaaaatatacgaaaaatattgACAAATTTTGAACATGACAAGTTATCCAGAGACAATGCTATCAAAGACATTCTTGTCCATATAACTGATATTATTAAGGAAAAGTATCCTGAAgtacatgaaaaaaatatagaaaatatattttataagtttgTTAAACAGATTTTTAGATCACTCATCTTTGAAACTAATGTaag GTGTGACGGTCGTGACCTGCAAGAACTAAGAAAAATTGACTGTCAAGTAGATTTATTTAAACCTCTTCATGGTTCTGCGCTTTTCCAGAGAGGTCAAACACAGGTTTTGTGCACTGTTACATTGGACTCTTTGGAAAGTGCTCTTAAGATGGATACGGCGTCTATGTTaataag cggtatgaaagagaagaatttctttctacaTTATGAGTTTCCTCCGTACGCGACTGGTGATACAGGACGTATAGGGATTGTTGGGCGTAGAGAAATGGGACACGGAGCATTAGCAGAGAAGGGATTAAGATCCGTTCTTCCAAAGGATTATCCATTTACAGTAAGATTGACTAGCGAAGTACTTGAATCAAATG GTTCTTCATCTATGGCTTCTGTATGTGGTGGGAGTTTAGCTCTTATGGATGCGGGAGTACCGATCTCATCAGCAGTTTCAGGTGTTGCTATGGGTTTGATAACTCAATACAATGACCAAAATCCCTCTGAGATTCAAGATTACAGGATATTAACTGATATATTA ggTATGGAAGATTATTTAGGGGATATGGACTTTAAAATAGCTGGAGGAAGAAAAGGTTTCACGGCTTTGCAAgctgatataaaaattacaggTGTCCCTTTAAAAATCATAATGGAAGCTATCGATCAAGCTAAGATTGCTAATCAAAAAATCATCACAATAATGGATAAAGTACTATTACAGCCGCGAAAAGATCATAACGATAAGATGCCAGTAGTAGAGGACATAGAAATTCCTGTACATCAAAGAGGAAAATTTCTTGGAGTAGGTGGTACAAATCTAAAGAAACTTCTGATCGAAACTGGTGTTCAC gTATATCCAAAGgacgatgatatatatactttattcgCACCTAACGAATCCGCTTTAAAAGAAgccaaagaaataatagaaaagacgTTACAAAAGGATCGTGAACCTGTATTAGAGTTTGGAACTATATACACTGCAAAGATAGTAGAAATTCGAGAAACTGGTGTTATGATCACGCTTTATTCCAATATGGTACCTACGTTATTACCTACTTCTCAGTTAGATCAACGTAAAGTGTTTCATCCTAGTGCTCTCGGTTTAGAAGTTGGACaggaaataaaagttaaatattttgGCCGAGATCCAGTTTCAGGTTATATGAGGCTGTCACGGAAAGTTTTACAAGATCCCATTTCTGTTACAAGAAcattatcgtaa
- the LOC127067227 gene encoding complex I intermediate-associated protein 30, mitochondrial isoform X1, protein MNFLTRVVLFNRPIVKNTIYPSYRLVHAYQRDQRSNYPKVYDRRPENKKLNLLQQAKKGYFHLKEELALLKKETKELIKGKDFFHPSDEIDIVWDFNGNEKSLDSWLIVCDSDYNEGYSTCKLELSPEGKAVFSGQLDFRIPKDGKIINAGYCALKTATFRKSFKRETRLDWHLYNHLIMRVRGDGRTYMINIGTKGLYDINWNDLYNYVMYTRGGPYWQYVKIPFSKFFLSSHGRIQDDQVPIPLNNISSFGIIASDKIPGPFKLEIDYIGLVYDPFEWEEFAYEMYKVDDVLF, encoded by the exons ATGAATTTCTTAACGCGTGTTGTTCTATTTAATAGACCTATTGTGAAAAATACGATTTATCCAAGTTATAGATTAGTACACGCGTATCAACGAGATCAAAGATCAAATTATCCTAAAGTATATGACAGGCGAcctgagaataaaaaattgaatctTTTACAACAAGCAAAGAAAGGTTACTTTCatttgaaagaagaattagctttgttaaaaaaagaaacaaaagaattaatcaaaggtaaagatttttttcatccatcaGATGAAATAGACATTGTTTGGGATTTTAATggtaatgaaaaatctttgGATTCATGGTTAATTGTATGCGACAGTGATTATAATGAAGGTTATTCGACTTGCAA attagAATTAAGTCCAGAGGGGAAAGCTGTTTTTTCTGGTCAATTAGATTTTAGAATTCCAAAAGATGGTAAAATAATTAACGCAGGTTACTGCGCTCTTAAAACAGCAACGTTCAGGAAAAGTTTTAAACGAGAAACAAGGTTAGATTGGCATCTATACAATCATCTTATTATGCGTGTAAGAGGAGATGGTAGAACTTATATGATCAATATTGGAACAAAAggtttatatgatataaattggaatgatttatataattatgtaatgtATACAAGAGGTGGTCCATATTGGCAATATGTGAAAATAccattttcaaaattctttttgtcTAGTCATGGAAGAATACAAGACGATCAAGTACCTATacctttaaataatatatcaagttTTGGTATTATTGCTTCTGATAAGATTCCTGGCCCTTTTAAGCTGGAGATAGATTATATCGGCTTAGTTTATGATCCCTTTGAATGGGAAGAGTTTGCTTATGAAATGTATAAAGTAGATGATGTTCTATTTTAA
- the LOC127067334 gene encoding probable cardiolipin synthase (CMP-forming) — MSFITILQLRQTRILTKCLLEQYLKRYLRCQTKFYCIKHTSHKNAINSKDRTIKRKALKARILEDIKETKKKVEGIIERENIWTVPNLLCVGRMVTSPYLSYLILSQDYQVALWLLAFAGVSDLADGWIARTWSSQASKLGSFLDPVADKLLVGTLFLSLAWVGLIPVPLTCLVVARDIALVVAASYIRYRSLPAPKTLARYFDPTHATVQLAPTIASKLNTAVQLSFAAGTVAAPVFHFVNHPVLQCLCYITAISTLAGGISYLTSRNTYKFLRKKKVSTRS, encoded by the exons ATGAGTTTCATTACGATATTACAACTGAGACAGACTAGAATACTAACTAAATGTCTCTTAGAACAATATTTGAAAAGATACTTAAGGTGTCAAACAAAGTTTTATTGCATTAAACATACTAGCCATAAAAATGCTATTAATTCGAAAGATCGTActataaaaaggaaagcatTGAAGGCACgtatattggaagatattaaagaaacaaaaaaaaaagtagaaggaataattgaaagagaaaatatatggaCTGTTCCCAATCTTCTTTGTGTGGGTCGTATGGTTACATCGCCTTATTTAAGTTATTTAATACTATCACAAGATTACCAG GTAGCACTATGGCTATTGGCATTTGCAGGAGTTAGCGATTTAGCTGATGGATGGATTGCGAGAACATGGTCATCGCAAGCTTCTAAACTTGGCAGTTTTTTGGATCCTGTTGCTGATAAATTACTTGTAGGAAcactctttctgtctttgGCATGGGTAGGATTAATACCAGTGCCTCTTACATGTCTTGTTGTTGCAAGAGATATTGCTCTAGTTGTTGCGGCATCTTACATCAGATATCGATCATTACCTGCACCC AAAACATTGGCAAGATATTTTGATCCTACACATGCGACAGTACAGTTAGCGCCTACTATTGCGAGTAAATTGAATACAGCAGTTCAGTTGTCTTTTGCTGCTGGGACTGTAGCAGCTCctgtttttcattttgtaaacCATCCTGTTCTTCAATGTTTATGCTATATAACTGCAATATCAACGCTTGCTGGAGGTATTAGTTATTTGACATCTAGGAATACGTATAAATttcttagaaagaaaaaagtttcaacacggtcataa
- the LOC127067227 gene encoding complex I intermediate-associated protein 30, mitochondrial isoform X2 codes for MNFLTRVVLFNRPIVKNTIYPSYRLVHAYQRDQRSNYPKVYDRRPENKKLNLLQQAKKGYFHLKEELALLKKETKELIKGKDFFHPSDEIDIVWDFNGNEKSLDSWLIVCDSDYNEGYSTCKLELSPEGKAVFSGQLDFRIPKDGKIINAGYCALKTATFRKSFKRETRLDWHLYNHLIMRVRGDGRTYMINIGTKVMEEYKTIKYLYL; via the exons ATGAATTTCTTAACGCGTGTTGTTCTATTTAATAGACCTATTGTGAAAAATACGATTTATCCAAGTTATAGATTAGTACACGCGTATCAACGAGATCAAAGATCAAATTATCCTAAAGTATATGACAGGCGAcctgagaataaaaaattgaatctTTTACAACAAGCAAAGAAAGGTTACTTTCatttgaaagaagaattagctttgttaaaaaaagaaacaaaagaattaatcaaaggtaaagatttttttcatccatcaGATGAAATAGACATTGTTTGGGATTTTAATggtaatgaaaaatctttgGATTCATGGTTAATTGTATGCGACAGTGATTATAATGAAGGTTATTCGACTTGCAA attagAATTAAGTCCAGAGGGGAAAGCTGTTTTTTCTGGTCAATTAGATTTTAGAATTCCAAAAGATGGTAAAATAATTAACGCAGGTTACTGCGCTCTTAAAACAGCAACGTTCAGGAAAAGTTTTAAACGAGAAACAAGGTTAGATTGGCATCTATACAATCATCTTATTATGCGTGTAAGAGGAGATGGTAGAACTTATATGATCAATATTGGAACAAAAg TCATGGAAGAATACAAGACGATCAAGTACCTATacctttaa
- the LOC127065866 gene encoding polyribonucleotide nucleotidyltransferase 1, mitochondrial isoform X1 encodes MIVTANCRLFRYGKLRSFCYKKYRNNIIYPKFKRAVSNFNNTEFNTEVQFSNGSHLIISGGKYAQLSNSSAVVSIGDTSVMVTAVCSKISSNESILPLTVNYKQKSAAVGRIPTNFMRRDIGTTEHEILTSRLVDRSLRPLFPQGWNLETQLVCNTLAVDGINDPDVISINGASAALSLSDIPWNGPVGAVRVGMINDVLKINPTRREMQESTLNLVVTAMNNNYVVMLEGFGDNINVNNLKKAIKQGVKECQCIIHAITTLQKKYGKKKMNFTVANIQDVDDITECIRMNSEKNIRKILTNFEHDKLSRDNAIKDILVHITDIIKEKYPEVHEKNIENIFYKFVKQIFRSLIFETNVRCDGRDLQELRKIDCQVDLFKPLHGSALFQRGQTQVLCTVTLDSLESALKMDTASMLISGMKEKNFFLHYEFPPYATGDTGRIGIVGRREMGHGALAEKGLRSVLPKDYPFTVRLTSEVLESNGSSSMASVCGGSLALMDAGVPISSAVSGVAMGLITQYNDQNPSEIQDYRILTDILGMEDYLGDMDFKIAGGRKGFTALQADIKITGVPLKIIMEAIDQAKIANQKIITIMDKVLLQPRKDHNDKMPVVEDIEIPVHQRGKFLGVGGTNLKKLLIETGVHVYPKDDDIYTLFAPNESALKEAKEIIEKTLQKDREPVLEFGTIYTAKIVEIRETGVMITLYSNMVPTLLPTSQLDQRKVFHPSALGLEVGQEIKVKYFGRDPVSGYMRLSRKVLQDPISVTRTLS; translated from the exons ATGATAGTTACTGCGAATTGTAGGTTATTTAGATATGGTAAATTACGatctttttgttataaaaaatatcgtaacAATATCATCTATCCGAAATTTAAAAGAGCTGTCagtaatttcaataatactGAATTTAATACCGAAGTACAATTTTCTAATgg gAGTCATCTTATCATCTCTGGTGGGAAATATGCTCAACTTAGCAATAGTAGTGCAGTTGTATCTATCGGAGATACATCCGTTATGGTCACAGCAGTCTGTAGTAAGATTAGCAGTAACGAATCTATACTTCCTTTAActgtaaattataaacaaaaatctgCAGCTGTTGGTCGTATACCAACCAATTTCATGAGAAGAGATATAGGAACAACAGAACATGAAATTCTTACAAGTAGATTAGTAGATAGATCATTACGACCATTGTTTCCACAAGGATGGAACTTAGAAACACAACTAGTATGTAACACACTTGCTGTTGATGGAATTAATGATCCAGATGTAATATCTATTAATGGTGCATCTGCTGCTTTGAGTCTATCCGATATTCCATGGAATGGTCCTGTTGGTGCAGTAAGAGTTGGAATGATAAATGACGTATTAAAGATAAATCCTACTAGACGAGAAATGCAAGAAAGTACACTAAATCTTGTTGTAACtgcaatgaataataattacgttGTTATGTTAGAAGGATTTggtgataatattaatgtaaataatttaaagaagGCGATAAAACAAGGTGTTAAAGAATGCCAGTGTATAATTCATGCTATTACTACATTGCAAAAGAAATatggtaagaaaaaaatgaactttACTGTTGCTAACATTCAAGATGTAGATGATATAACAGAATGCATACGGATGaattcagaaaaaaatatacgaaaaatattgACAAATTTTGAACATGACAAGTTATCCAGAGACAATGCTATCAAAGACATTCTTGTCCATATAACTGATATTATTAAGGAAAAGTATCCTGAAgtacatgaaaaaaatatagaaaatatattttataagtttgTTAAACAGATTTTTAGATCACTCATCTTTGAAACTAATGTaag GTGTGACGGTCGTGACCTGCAAGAACTAAGAAAAATTGACTGTCAAGTAGATTTATTTAAACCTCTTCATGGTTCTGCGCTTTTCCAGAGAGGTCAAACACAGGTTTTGTGCACTGTTACATTGGACTCTTTGGAAAGTGCTCTTAAGATGGATACGGCGTCTATGTTaataag cggtatgaaagagaagaatttctttctacaTTATGAGTTTCCTCCGTACGCGACTGGTGATACAGGACGTATAGGGATTGTTGGGCGTAGAGAAATGGGACACGGAGCATTAGCAGAGAAGGGATTAAGATCCGTTCTTCCAAAGGATTATCCATTTACAGTAAGATTGACTAGCGAAGTACTTGAATCAAATG GTTCTTCATCTATGGCTTCTGTATGTGGTGGGAGTTTAGCTCTTATGGATGCGGGAGTACCGATCTCATCAGCAGTTTCAGGTGTTGCTATGGGTTTGATAACTCAATACAATGACCAAAATCCCTCTGAGATTCAAGATTACAGGATATTAACTGATATATTA ggTATGGAAGATTATTTAGGGGATATGGACTTTAAAATAGCTGGAGGAAGAAAAGGTTTCACGGCTTTGCAAgctgatataaaaattacaggTGTCCCTTTAAAAATCATAATGGAAGCTATCGATCAAGCTAAGATTGCTAATCAAAAAATCATCACAATAATGGATAAAGTACTATTACAGCCGCGAAAAGATCATAACGATAAGATGCCAGTAGTAGAGGACATAGAAATTCCTGTACATCAAAGAGGAAAATTTCTTGGAGTAGGTGGTACAAATCTAAAGAAACTTCTGATCGAAACTGGTGTTCAC gTATATCCAAAGgacgatgatatatatactttattcgCACCTAACGAATCCGCTTTAAAAGAAgccaaagaaataatagaaaagacgTTACAAAAGGATCGTGAACCTGTATTAGAGTTTGGAACTATATACACTGCAAAGATAGTAGAAATTCGAGAAACTGGTGTTATGATCACGCTTTATTCCAATATGGTACCTACGTTATTACCTACTTCTCAGTTAGATCAACGTAAAGTGTTTCATCCTAGTGCTCTCGGTTTAGAAGTTGGACaggaaataaaagttaaatattttgGCCGAGATCCAGTTTCAGGTTATATGAGGCTGTCACGGAAAGTTTTACAAGATCCCATTTCTGTTACAAGAAcattatcgtaa